From the genome of Eublepharis macularius isolate TG4126 chromosome 12, MPM_Emac_v1.0, whole genome shotgun sequence, one region includes:
- the TRIP6 gene encoding thyroid receptor-interacting protein 6 isoform X1, producing MMSGPTWLPPKQVGVSGSPGILVSAPVACKPQKSFAAAPTTPKPTYGSQEANGTMSMTGPAPRYQPPAAGPPSLPQDAPAEHHFPSKEERGSRGSWGSISPPGYHGQGSTLDQRPPCPSSIDVQIDSLTNMLADMESAGHHRGERQIVDSTPYPPALPHPGASKPTSAYKPGPPGAFPPAKSAAFATDSYAKSVPYGGQPSQAPAYPSASVLPAQYSTPGSGDSYGAGYQRAMAAAKPYPQPMPASYTTASTSAGPHFNVQVKVAQPVLGYNQPRRRAEQAYGPPSPRPGYGAKPPPQYASEPGLRTRPHDAEPWYPEPPSYGKRAGEGEFYASPGGHAKLGSAGGQYLSGLGKPGKEELAAASQMPASGGGLRYQHQAPPSRPEEELDRLTKKLVYDMNNPPSGEYFGRCARCGENVVGDGTGCVAMDQVFHVECFTCSTCHCRLRGQPFYAIDRRSYCESCYIVTLEKCSMCSKPIMDRILRAMGKAYHPQCFTCVVCHRCLDGVPFTVDATSQIHCIEDFHRKFAPRCSVCGNAIMPEPGQEETVRIVALDRSFHIGCYKCEECGLLLSSEGEGRGCYPLDGHILCKSCSARHIQELSSKITTDC from the exons ATGATGTCTGGCCCCACCTGGCTTCCCCCCAAACAGGTGGGTGTTTCGGGGTCTCCTGGCATCTTGGTTTCTGCTCCAGTGGCCTGCAAGCCCCAGAAGAGCTTTGCTGCTGCTCCTACCACTCCCAAGCCCACGTACGGCTCTCAGGAGGCGAACGGGACCATGAGCATGACAGGTCCTGCTCCTCGGTACCAACCCCCTGCTGCAG ggcccccttccctcccccaggatGCCCCAGCTGAGCATCATTTCCCTTCCAAAGAGGAGCGTGGGTCCAGAGGCTCCTGGGGCAGCATTTCTCCTCCGGGCTATCATGGGCAG GGCTCCACCCTGGACCAGCGGCCGCCCTGCCCTTCCAGTATCGATGTACAGATAGACTCTCTCACCAATATGTTAGCTGATATGGAGAGCGCCGGGCACCAtcggggggaaaggcag ATTGTGGATTCCACACCGTACCCTCCCGCCCTGCCACATCCTGGTGCCTCCAAGCCTACAAGTGCCTACAAGCCAGGACCTCCCGGTGCCTTCCCTCCTGCCAAGTCCGCTGCGTTTGCCACTGACTCCTATGCCAAGAGTGTGCCATACGGAGGCCAACCGTCACAAGCCCCAGCCTATCCGTCCGCCTCGGTTCTGCCTGCCCAGTACAGCACTCCTGGATCCGGAGACTCCTATGGAGCTGGTTACCAGCGGGCAATGGCTGCTGCCAAGCCGTACCCTCAGCCAATGCCAGCTTCCTACACCACAGCCTCTACCTCTGCCGGTCCCCATTTCAACGTTCAAGTGAAGGTGGCCCAGCCGGTATTGGGGTACAACCAGCCCAGGCGCAGGGCTGAGCAGGCATACGGTCCTCCATCCCCACGGCCTGGCTATGGGGCAAAGCCACCCCCCCAGTATGCCTCAGAGCCAGGGCTCAGGACCCGGCCTCACGATGCAGAGCCCTGGTACCCCGAGCCACCATCTTACGGCAAGAGGGCGGGTGAGGGGGAGTTCTATGCCAGTCCTGGAGGGCATGCCAAGCTGGGCTCAGCAGGAGGGCAGTACCTGTCTGGCTTGGGAAAACCAGGAAAAGAAGAGTTGGCAGCCGCGTCACAGATGCCAGCAAGCGGCGGAGGGCTGAGATACCAGCACCAG GCTCCCCCAAGCCGCCCAGAAGAGGAGCTTGATCGGCTTACGAAGAAACTTGTGTATGACATGAACAACCCTCCGTCCGGCGAGTATTTTG GCCGATGTGCCAGGTGTGGTGAGAACGTGGTTGGGGATGGCACGGGCTGCGTGGCCATGGACCAGGTCTTCCACGTGGAATGCTTCACCTGCTCCACCTGCCACTGTCGTCTTCGGGGGCAGCCATTCTACGCCATTGACCGGCGCTCCTATTGTGAATCCTGCTACATT GTGACCCTGGAGAAATGTTCCATGTGCTCCAAGCCAATCATGGACCGGATCCTGCGAGCCATGGGCAAGGCCTACCACCCGCAGTGCTTCACGTGTGTCGTCTGCCACCGGTGCCTGGACGGTGTTCCCTTCACAGTCGATGCCACCAGCCAGATACACTGCATCGAAGATTTCCACCG GAAATTTGCTCCCCGATGTTCGGTGTGTGGCAATGCTATCATGCCAGAGCCCGGGCAAGAGGAGACGGTGAGGATTGTCGCTTTGGATCGCAGTTTTCACATTGGCTGCTACAAATGCGAG gAGTGTGGGCTGCTCCTCTCCTCGGAGGGGGAGGGCCGAGGCTGCTACCCGCTGGACGGCCACATTCTGTGCAAGAGCTGCAGTGCGCGGCACATCCAAGAGCTCTCCTCCAAGATCACGACAGACTGCTGA
- the TRIP6 gene encoding thyroid receptor-interacting protein 6 isoform X2, with amino-acid sequence MSMTGPAPRYQPPAAGPPSLPQDAPAEHHFPSKEERGSRGSWGSISPPGYHGQGSTLDQRPPCPSSIDVQIDSLTNMLADMESAGHHRGERQIVDSTPYPPALPHPGASKPTSAYKPGPPGAFPPAKSAAFATDSYAKSVPYGGQPSQAPAYPSASVLPAQYSTPGSGDSYGAGYQRAMAAAKPYPQPMPASYTTASTSAGPHFNVQVKVAQPVLGYNQPRRRAEQAYGPPSPRPGYGAKPPPQYASEPGLRTRPHDAEPWYPEPPSYGKRAGEGEFYASPGGHAKLGSAGGQYLSGLGKPGKEELAAASQMPASGGGLRYQHQAPPSRPEEELDRLTKKLVYDMNNPPSGEYFGRCARCGENVVGDGTGCVAMDQVFHVECFTCSTCHCRLRGQPFYAIDRRSYCESCYIVTLEKCSMCSKPIMDRILRAMGKAYHPQCFTCVVCHRCLDGVPFTVDATSQIHCIEDFHRKFAPRCSVCGNAIMPEPGQEETVRIVALDRSFHIGCYKCEECGLLLSSEGEGRGCYPLDGHILCKSCSARHIQELSSKITTDC; translated from the exons ATGAGCATGACAGGTCCTGCTCCTCGGTACCAACCCCCTGCTGCAG ggcccccttccctcccccaggatGCCCCAGCTGAGCATCATTTCCCTTCCAAAGAGGAGCGTGGGTCCAGAGGCTCCTGGGGCAGCATTTCTCCTCCGGGCTATCATGGGCAG GGCTCCACCCTGGACCAGCGGCCGCCCTGCCCTTCCAGTATCGATGTACAGATAGACTCTCTCACCAATATGTTAGCTGATATGGAGAGCGCCGGGCACCAtcggggggaaaggcag ATTGTGGATTCCACACCGTACCCTCCCGCCCTGCCACATCCTGGTGCCTCCAAGCCTACAAGTGCCTACAAGCCAGGACCTCCCGGTGCCTTCCCTCCTGCCAAGTCCGCTGCGTTTGCCACTGACTCCTATGCCAAGAGTGTGCCATACGGAGGCCAACCGTCACAAGCCCCAGCCTATCCGTCCGCCTCGGTTCTGCCTGCCCAGTACAGCACTCCTGGATCCGGAGACTCCTATGGAGCTGGTTACCAGCGGGCAATGGCTGCTGCCAAGCCGTACCCTCAGCCAATGCCAGCTTCCTACACCACAGCCTCTACCTCTGCCGGTCCCCATTTCAACGTTCAAGTGAAGGTGGCCCAGCCGGTATTGGGGTACAACCAGCCCAGGCGCAGGGCTGAGCAGGCATACGGTCCTCCATCCCCACGGCCTGGCTATGGGGCAAAGCCACCCCCCCAGTATGCCTCAGAGCCAGGGCTCAGGACCCGGCCTCACGATGCAGAGCCCTGGTACCCCGAGCCACCATCTTACGGCAAGAGGGCGGGTGAGGGGGAGTTCTATGCCAGTCCTGGAGGGCATGCCAAGCTGGGCTCAGCAGGAGGGCAGTACCTGTCTGGCTTGGGAAAACCAGGAAAAGAAGAGTTGGCAGCCGCGTCACAGATGCCAGCAAGCGGCGGAGGGCTGAGATACCAGCACCAG GCTCCCCCAAGCCGCCCAGAAGAGGAGCTTGATCGGCTTACGAAGAAACTTGTGTATGACATGAACAACCCTCCGTCCGGCGAGTATTTTG GCCGATGTGCCAGGTGTGGTGAGAACGTGGTTGGGGATGGCACGGGCTGCGTGGCCATGGACCAGGTCTTCCACGTGGAATGCTTCACCTGCTCCACCTGCCACTGTCGTCTTCGGGGGCAGCCATTCTACGCCATTGACCGGCGCTCCTATTGTGAATCCTGCTACATT GTGACCCTGGAGAAATGTTCCATGTGCTCCAAGCCAATCATGGACCGGATCCTGCGAGCCATGGGCAAGGCCTACCACCCGCAGTGCTTCACGTGTGTCGTCTGCCACCGGTGCCTGGACGGTGTTCCCTTCACAGTCGATGCCACCAGCCAGATACACTGCATCGAAGATTTCCACCG GAAATTTGCTCCCCGATGTTCGGTGTGTGGCAATGCTATCATGCCAGAGCCCGGGCAAGAGGAGACGGTGAGGATTGTCGCTTTGGATCGCAGTTTTCACATTGGCTGCTACAAATGCGAG gAGTGTGGGCTGCTCCTCTCCTCGGAGGGGGAGGGCCGAGGCTGCTACCCGCTGGACGGCCACATTCTGTGCAAGAGCTGCAGTGCGCGGCACATCCAAGAGCTCTCCTCCAAGATCACGACAGACTGCTGA